The window TTTTTCTATAACCGATGCAACCAATCTTCCAAAGGCGGTATCTACCCCTTTGAAAGCACAAAATCTGTATTTCAAATTTTAAAATATTTCAAAATCACTATGAAATCATTTATCAAAGTATTCGCTGTTACCCTCATGTTGGCTGTTGTTGCTGTAAGCTGCGGCAAAGTCGAGAAAATCCTTCCAAAGAAAGACGGTATGTGGGTTGGCACCAGCCAAACTGTTGTGACCTACGTCGATGACTCGCTCGTTTCTACAGAAACCGATACCGACAGCCTTGGCAAAATGTTCTTCGACAAAGAAGGAACAGGTTACAGCGTTGACTTCCAAGATTCGAACCGTACCGACTTCACATGGTCTGTGAACGACGACAACGACGTCATCACCATCACCGGTACTGACAGCGGCTCTGTTGCAATGCCTTACGACATCCTCGAAAGCAGCAGCAAAGAGCAGAAGTGGTTCGGTACTTTGTCTTTCGACATCTTTGGTATCGTTACCAAAATCGAAATCACCTCTACCATGGAGCGTGCCGAGTAATTTCGGTCCCTCTCCTTGCAAAAGGATTTGATGCAAATGCCGGCTTTTTAGTCGGCATTTGCTTTTTATGCCCTTTTAGTTGCCTTTGCCCGCAGGCGCGCAATCGCATCGCCGACATTCATATGCAGCCGCATTCCAGAAAATTCCTCCGTCGGAATGAAAGGAAATTCCCACTTTTAATCTTTGCAAAAGTTCAACGACATGGATTCATCTTCTAAGGCGATTCGGATCGAGACCAAAATGGAGTCCAAGGACTTCCTGGGTCTCGTATTTTTTCTGACCTATCGCCGGCCAATGGTCCTGATTGTGACCTTCTTGGGGATTGTCTTCTCCGGATGGGGAGCGCTTGCGCTCGCTGGAATCATTGAATTCTCCGCATTCTCACCCGCATTTACCCTGCTCTACGGTTTGTTTTTCCTTTTCTGGATCCCGATTGCGGCCTATTTGCGCGGGAAAAGGCAATACGCTTCCTCCAAACGCAGTCAGGAATTGCGCAAATTTGAATTCACAGGTCAGGCGATTCACATGCAATCCGAATCCTCCACCAACGACTATAAATGGTCATCGGTGTACGAAGTCCGGTTTTCGGGAAATTGGGTGCTGATTTTCTTGAGCCGTGCCGAGGCGATATTCATACCCAAAGGGGCATTTTCACCCGATCAACTCTCGGAATTCAGAGCTTTGGTCAATAATATGAACGGCCTTAAGGTCAGGGGCTAATCCTCGAAGGTCCAATTCAAGCCCTGTCGGCAAGTTCAAGCCAACGGTCACTGCGGCGTTCGATCGTCTGCCGCAATTCGGCGACTTCTTTTGCCCAAGCCTCCAATTCGCGAAAATCTCCAGAACCTAGGTTCAGCTTTTGCTCAACCGCCGCCTTTTTAGCCTCCAAATCGGCGATTTCCTGTTCCAGGCCTTCGTATTCTTTTTGCTCTTTGTAGCTCAGTTTTTTAGAATCGTCTTTCTTGGTTTGCACGGCCACCGGTGCCGCTGCATTGGAATTGGAGGCTTTTTCCGATTGCCGTGCGGCAATCTCCTCAGCGGCCTTACGTTCCCGGTATTCACGGAATGTGCCCGGAAATGGTTTGATTTCGCCGTTTCCTTCAAAAATGAAGAGGTGTTCACAGAGCTTGTCCAAGAAATAACGGTCGTGGCTCACGATCATCAGACAGCCGGCATAGCTCATCAAAAACTGCTCCAAGGTATTCAGCGTGATCAAGTCCAAATCGTTGGTCGGTTCGTCCAAGATGAGGAAGTTGGGCTGTGTCATGAGCACACGCAACAGAAAAAGCCGCCTTTTTTCACCTCCACTGAGGCTGCCGACCAATTGTTGCTGCATCGCCGGCGGAAATCCAAACATGATCAACGTGGCACTCGCTTTCAACTTGTCGCCATTCCCCAACACGATTTCCTCCGCGACTTCGGTGATCACGTCGATGATCTTCTGCCCATCCTTGATTTCAATTCCTTCCTGCGAATAGTAGCCGAAATGAATCGTTTCGCCTTGGGAAATCGTTCCAGTATCAGGAGCAACCTGCTGTGTGAGCAAGTTCAAAAATGTCGTTTTGCCGATCCCGTTAGGTCCGACAATGCCAATGCGTTCGCCACGTTTGAAAACATAGCTGAAATCGCGAACCAAGGTCTTGTCGCCGTAGGCCTTGGTAACATGCTCCAATTCGAGGATTTTGTTGCCAAGCCTTCTTGCTGCAAAATTCAAGGCGATGTCCTTGTCCCTTTCCGATCCCTCCGCCACTTCCATCAATCCATGGGCGGCGTCGATACGCGCTTTGCTTTTCGTGGTTCTTGCTTTGGGCTGCCTACGAAGCCATTCAAGCTCGGTGCGGAGCAAGTTTTGCGCGCGCGCTTGCAAGGCATCTTCCGCGGAGTGACGCTCTGCCTTTTTCTCCAAAAAGTTCTCGTAGTCGCCGACATACCGATGCGCTTGACCGTGGTCAAGCTCGACGACCTCGTTGCAGACGCGGTCCAGAAAATACCGGTCGTGCGTCACCAAAATGAGGGACATTGCCTTGACTGCCAAGTAGTTTTCCAGCCACTCGATGGTGGCGGTGTCAAGGTGGTTGGTAGGCTCGTCCAATAGGAGCAGGTCGGGTTCGCTCACGAGGGCTTGGCCGAGCGCGACACGCTTGTGTTGCCCCCCTGAGAGCGCCGACAAGGGCATTTCCAAGTCATTGACCCCGAGTTTTCCCAAAATTTCTTTGACCCTGAAATCAAAATCCCATGCGTTCAGTTCCTCCATGCGGTCGATCGCATTTTGCAGCTTCTTGGGATCCGAATCGGGATGTGAGGAGAGCTTTTCATAGTCACGAATGGCCTTGATCGTCGGATCATCGCCGGTAAACAGCGCATCCATGACGGTGACAGCGTTCCCGAAATCAGGGTTTTGGCTGAGATAAACGGCTTTGATTCCGTTTCGAAGGCTCACTTCGCCGCGGTCAGGGGTATCTTGACCGGCAAGGATGCGCAACAAGGTCGATTTTCCGCAGCCATTCCTGCCGACAAGCGCAATCTTTTGGCCCTTTTCAACGCCGATATTCAAGTCATCAAACAGGACTTTGATGCCAAAAGATTTAAATAGGCCATTGGCGCTGAGGTAGTTCATAGCAAAAAGTTAAAACGGATCAGAATTTTGGGGGAGTTTCAGGGTCTGTTTCCGGATTCTCCGGTGCTTCGTCGTCGTAGTGTCGCTCCTTATTGTTGCGGCGCAAGCCCAATTTGATACCTGCATTGATGATCACATTGGTCGGATAGAATTTTTCCGTAAGTCCCACTGCTTCCGTCCTGTCAGTAACCATACAAACTCCAGTGCTCGGCGTCACAACGTGCGTCCGGCGAACGGAAGGAATAAACTTGAATCCCAAACCGGAGTAGAAGTCCAGCACCAACCTTCCACGCGACGTTTGCCATCCAAACCGCACAATGGCCCCGACTTGATGAAATTTTTCGCTGTACAATTCGCAGTCATTGGAATCGGGATTGCCGGTGGTATAAGCGATCCACTCATTTTGATACTGGGAATAACGGTAAAACAACATCGGACTGAAATAGGAGCGAAGCTTCGGCTCTGAGAAGTACCGCTTTTTGTCCATGTAAATGCGGTAGGCAAGGTAGATACCCCCGCCATACGCAAGCATGGGGCGGTCGCCGCGCTCATACCAAAACCCATTTTTGTAGATCGCACCAAGCCCAAATTCAAGGCTGCTGCGTTTTCCGAGCTCCATTTCGTAGAAAAGTCGCGCCTCATTGATGCCCAGTTGCAACAAATCCAACTTGATTACATCGAGTTGATTGGGTTTCTCCCCTTTGATTCTGCCAACCTTGAGTGGTTTGCCCGGCTTGAGTTCCACTTTTGTCTGCGCATGCACCGCGTTGGAAGTGCAAAAAATCAATAGCACGAACACGATCCAAAAGCTGCGGAACATCAATCTTGAGGGCATTTCTTTTCTTCTCACGAATCTAAAATCCAATTCGGCTTCATGGCCTTGTTGGTAATACGGCAAATTTACGAAGCTTGGGAAGGAATCAAAAGCCTAATAAGAGTTCGTTCATCGATCCATTCAACAATGGAAGCGTCATGCTTGCTTGTTGGCCAAACCATTTCCCGATTTTAACGGCCAAAACCTGACGTTTTATCCGGGATATGAACGTTTTTGTCAAAACTGTGTAAAAAATTTGTTCGTTGATCAAAACAGATCTCTAATTTTGCAACGTTGACCTAAGACTGATTTTTGAACGCTTTGCACTGCGAATGATGGATGCAACGCAGATTTTCGAAAGAAAATTTGTTTCCATCAGTAAAGTGCAATTGTTGACTGACTGAAAAGACCCTGCCGTTTGGTGGGGTCTTTTTGGCTCCGGACCTTTCGTTTCATAGAACCATTCGCGCAGTTCCCGCACAATTCTGCACCGTTGAAGCCGCCGAATGCAAGGTATGGCAACCAACACTTACTTTTGCGTCAGAATCAATGGTTGATTCGAATTCATCCGCAAGAAAATGCGCCGCCTCCAACATATCGCAAACGGCATTGCCTGAGGGCAGTCGAAAAGCTCGGTAGCTCCGGTTTTGGGATTGTTTTTGCCCTTTCCGTTCCATTCCCAGTTTGTTCGCGCTGCCAATTCAGGTAAAACGCGATCGATTTTTTTGGATGCTGTCTTCGAATCAAATTCGGCTAATCCTTTCCAAATCATCGGAATTATTCATTTTTGACTTCGGGAATTGATGGCTTTCGTCGATTTCAGCACCTTCACAGGTGTCCGAAGCCATTTTCAACCATTCGATTTTTTTCAATTGAAACAGATTAAAAGCAAAGACCTTGTCCGTCTGGGCCTCGAGAAAGGGAGCCTCGCCGGACTGGCACTGGATATTTTACGCAAGCACTACAAACACGGCGACCCCGCTGAAGGGATGGCGCTGCTGCAACAGCTGCTTGCAAACCCCGGGGAATTCGCTGAACACCCCATTTTCGGGCCGATCGCCCAAAAACTGCTGCCGCCGCCCGAGCCGGTTGCCGGGCAGAAATTCGCATTGCTCGACGCCTCCAAAGGCTACCGCACCTACGGAATCGAAGGGATCGATGCGGCCACTGTGGAGCAGATGGATCTGGCGATGCGGTTGCCGGTGACGCAGGCAGGTGCGCTCATGCCCGATGCGCATTTGGGGTACGGGCTACCGATCGGAGGCGTCCTCGCGACACGCGGCGTCGTGATTCCGTATGCTGTCGGCATGGACATCGGCTGTCGCATGTGCCTCACCGTCACGGACATGCCTGCGAGCGCGCTTAGCCGCGACCGCGACCGCCTGCGAAAGATCGTGCGGGAAAACAGCGCATTTGGCAAGGAGATTTTCACCGATCCCAGCGACGATGCCATCTTGGAGCGCCCCGAATTCGGGGAATTGCCCTTGCTGCGCGAATTGCAGGGCCTCGCTGCAAGACAAATCGGAAGCAGCGGTTCGGGGAACCACTTTGTCGAGCTGGGCATTGTCGAACTCGACGCCTATTCGCGGGATTTGGGGCTTGCAGCGGGAAGCTATCTGGGGATTCTCACGCATTCGGGATCGCGCGCCTTGGGCGCTACGGTTGCACAACACTATACCGACTTGGCGCGGCAATTGTGTCAGTTGCCCAAGCCGGCGAGCCATTTGGCTTGGTTGGACCTCGACAAATCCGAAGGGCAGGAATACTGGATGGCGATGAACTTGGCGGGTGATTTTGCCTCCGCTTGCCACCACGACATTCACCGCCGGATCTTGAAGGCCTTGGGGGCCGGGAGCCTGACCGTCGTCGAAAACCACCACAACTTCGCCTGGAAGGAGATTTTGCCGACAGGGGAGGAGGCGATCGTGCACCGCAAGGGCGCAACACCTGCCGCCCTCGGCGAACTGGGCGTCATCCCGGGCTCGATGTTGCATCCCGGTTTTGTCGTGCGCGGGAAGGGCAATCCTGCGAGTTTGAGCAGCGCAAGCCATGGTGCAGGTCGCAGGCTCAGCCGTACCAAGGCCACGAATAGCTTCACGCGCCACGCCATCGAAAAGCAACTTGCCAAGGCCGAAGTCACCTTGATCGGTGGCAGTCCGGAAGAAGCCCCGGATGCCTACAAAGACATCTTTGAGGTGATGGCCGCCCAAGCAGATTTGGTCGATGTGATTGCAAAGTTCTGGCCAAAAGTGGTGCGCATGGACAAGGGTTGAGACGGGCATAAACTTGATTCGAAGGAGGGAAATCAAATTTTCTCCAGAGGCTAAAGTTTGTAGTTTTGAGGTTCAATCCAAAGTTGTCTCATGAGTACATTGTTTAAGGTAGATCGGTCACCCATTGCAGGGAACGGGGTTTTTGCGCTGACAACCATCGCAAAGGGGCAACCCATTACGCTGATGACGGGCACATTTTGCACCGACGATGAGATCATTGCGCGTATCAAGGCTGGCGATGAAGTGGTTTCCGATCCATTGCAAATCGGCGATGCCGAATTCATCGACTTGGACGAAACGTCAAGATCATTCAATCACTCTTGCAACCCCAACGCTTACCTGCGGGGGCAGAATGAGATGATCGCCTTGCGTGAGATTCAGCCATTGGAGGAAATTACTTATGACTATTCTCCGACGATCAACTACAACGATGCAAAATTTGAAGAAGTTGGCATCGAAAAGTGGACTTGTAAGTGTGAATGCGGCGCTGTCAATTGCCGTGGAATCATCGATCAATTCAAAACCTTGCCGGAAGCGCGACGTGATTTTTACATCACCCATCGGTACCTGCAGGATTATATGCTGAGCATCTATCAATGACAGCCTGAGGTTTGTCGAAAGATCAAAAAAAATCCCGCCGGAGGCGCCGGCGGGAGATCTTTATACTGGCAAAAATTGCTTTGAGGCAGCATTCGCCAAAGAACGGGGGATACTTTTTGGAATCAGCCTTTGATCGTTGCGGGGATCACAAGCATCACACGCGGCATTTCCTCCTTGATTTCCTTTTTCTGGAAGTTGATGCGCTCGACCTCTTCGACTTCAAAGTAGATTCTTGATCCGGGATAGGCGGTCTTGAGTTCGCCTTGGTAGAGTTCCACAGGTACGCCTCTTTGAATTTCTGCCCCGGAATAGGTTTTGATGACTTTCGGCACGCCAATCATTCCTTCCTGATACATGAGCTTGACCGATTTGGCTTTGTAACGTGCGTCCAAAGGCAGGGTCTTCGCGAATTCGCCATCAGGGATGAGCTTGACGGTCACGGTCTGCCTTTTGTTCACGCCTGACATGCCATTGACTTCTTGTCCGTTGACAAAGAGCCCGATACGTGGTTGGCTCGGCTTCAGGACATTGTATTTCAAGTTGTCGATCTTGACACTCTGACCGTTGGTATTGGAATAAATCGACAGCGTGTAATCCTTTCCAGTCGGAACAATCGTGATTTCGCGCTTGCTCTTCGAACTTTTCAGGATATTCCCACCGCCCGTAGACTTGCTGAAGTCCGGATTATAGCTTTCGCCCAGGGCAGGCACATCGACATCGACGGTATTGCCACAATCCCTGTAAAGGATTTGCAGCGCCTTTGAACGGACGACCACCTCGGGTTTGCGCACCTTGAATTGGCCTTTGAGCGGAATCTCAATCATTTTTCCCTCGGCATCGGGAACTTTGATCATCGCCGTATAGTGCTGAATTCCTTCGGATTGACCTTCAGGAATCACGTTGCCATTCGCAGCGATCGTCATCGTGGCGGTGCTTCCTCCAGGGTCCATGCTCAAGCCCGAACCGACAAATTCCGGTTTGATGGACTTGGAAGCCACGCCGACCGCCAAACGGGTTTGGTACTTCATCCCAGCAGCGACATATTCCGAGGTCGGTGCTTCGAATGCAATCAAGGAGTCGATGGTGAACGTAAATCCTTTGACCAATTCCTTCGTTTGGTGGAGCAGTCCGCCTTGTACGTCGCGCACGTCCATTTTGAACTTTTCCATCAAAGCCATGTCGGCAATCACGGGCTTGCCGTGGAAGGTGAAATATTCCCAAGTTTTGTTTTTGCTCGATGCATCGCTCACCTTGGGATCATTGGCAGGGTCGAGGGCGAGCATCGAGAAGTGGTTTTGCTCATGCTTCGGATCCTGCTTCGCATAAAGCGCATTCGCCCATTTGACAAAGGACTCGAGTTTGGCGCGCAATTCAACCGCCTTGCCATTTCCATGTCCGCCGTTGCCGACATCGTCCGTTCCCAACCAAAACGAATAGTTCTTGGTGGTTTCATCCTTTTTCTGGATTTCGCCGGTAATGGGGTCTTTTTGGCCGATTTCCTCGAGGTTGGCAGTCACTTCGTCGATGTAGGAAATGACTTTGGTAGCCTCGGTATTGATCTCGGAAAGTGTCGGCTTAAAGGCACTGTATTTGGTAATGCCACTGCCTTCCTGTTTTTCAATGGTATTCAGGATGTCGCTCGTAAGCGATTGGTTTTGAGTGCCGTGTGCGCCGGCGGTCTCTCTCAGCGATGCCCGCAAACTTTCAAAAGCTTGCAAGATTTCTGCACTCACGTTCAGGGCCAGCATGGCCGTGAGCACGAGATACATCATGTTGATCATTTTTTGTCTGGGTGAAAGCGATGAACCAGCCATATTTTTTCTCCTTCTTTGAATACGTTAGAATTTCACGGAAACCTTGGTTGCGGTCAGGCACCTAGTTTTTGGGCAAGCAAAAGCTGATTGCGCATTCCCTGACGGGTCGCCTTGCCAAACCAAAACCTAGACGGATGCTTTTATTATTCTGCAGAAGACAAATCAACGCGGCCGTCGTCGCTCTATTTCCTGCATTCGAAGGCATAATGCGCGACACTCAAAAAAGATACACAGCTCTTCCAATAAAAGTTCCGAGTTCAGTAAATCGTGTTGATTTGTAGGGACTCTGAAGTGGTGGAGAGTTGAAAGTGGAGAGTTGAGAGTTCTGTTGGCTTCTCAATTCTCAATTCTCAATTCTCAATTCAAAAAAACCGCCTATTTCTCTAATCACTTTAACCGATGCTATGCAAATGACTGTGAATAATGGTCTTCCCTTTGCGGATGCGTCGGCTTACCTTTGCGCCCAATGCGCTGTAAATGGTTGCCGGGCCTGATTTTGCTCTGCTCCCTGATGGCTTTTCAGGCCAAGGGACAGATGTTGCGTGTCCACATTGCGCCGGCAGACAAACTCGAATCCTTTACTTATCAGGCACTAGGCGACGAAGTCGTCGTCATGACAGCCGATTCATTTCCGCGGAAAGTGACCGTTTTGCATACTTTGGAGAAGGTCGACGTCACCGTTGGGGCAGATGGGATCATGCTTGCGCAAGGCAGCAAAAAATTCGGGCCATTTGAGTCCCTGCATTTCTGGTGCAATGACGAAAAACCGCGTTTCAAACTGTTTTTGGACAAGGCGGCGATCGCATTTCGTACGTATCCCGACCATTTGCGCATCGAAACCGGACCACGTTATTTGGAGCTGGTCAACGAGGTTTTTGTCGAGACCTATATCAAAGGCGTGATTCATGCCGAGGCAGGGCACCATAAATCCTTGGATTTTTTCAAGGTACAGGCCTTGAGTGCACGCACCTACGCCCTGCGCAACATCGGCCGGCACAGCAATCACGGCTACGACCTCTGCGACAATACCCATTGCCAAGCCTACAAAGGTGAGTACCTCAACAGTCCGCTGATTGATCAAGCCGTGGCTGAAAC of the Bacteroidota bacterium genome contains:
- a CDS encoding YcxB family protein → MDSSSKAIRIETKMESKDFLGLVFFLTYRRPMVLIVTFLGIVFSGWGALALAGIIEFSAFSPAFTLLYGLFFLFWIPIAAYLRGKRQYASSKRSQELRKFEFTGQAIHMQSESSTNDYKWSSVYEVRFSGNWVLIFLSRAEAIFIPKGAFSPDQLSEFRALVNNMNGLKVRG
- a CDS encoding ABC-F family ATP-binding cassette domain-containing protein, which codes for MNYLSANGLFKSFGIKVLFDDLNIGVEKGQKIALVGRNGCGKSTLLRILAGQDTPDRGEVSLRNGIKAVYLSQNPDFGNAVTVMDALFTGDDPTIKAIRDYEKLSSHPDSDPKKLQNAIDRMEELNAWDFDFRVKEILGKLGVNDLEMPLSALSGGQHKRVALGQALVSEPDLLLLDEPTNHLDTATIEWLENYLAVKAMSLILVTHDRYFLDRVCNEVVELDHGQAHRYVGDYENFLEKKAERHSAEDALQARAQNLLRTELEWLRRQPKARTTKSKARIDAAHGLMEVAEGSERDKDIALNFAARRLGNKILELEHVTKAYGDKTLVRDFSYVFKRGERIGIVGPNGIGKTTFLNLLTQQVAPDTGTISQGETIHFGYYSQEGIEIKDGQKIIDVITEVAEEIVLGNGDKLKASATLIMFGFPPAMQQQLVGSLSGGEKRRLFLLRVLMTQPNFLILDEPTNDLDLITLNTLEQFLMSYAGCLMIVSHDRYFLDKLCEHLFIFEGNGEIKPFPGTFREYRERKAAEEIAARQSEKASNSNAAAPVAVQTKKDDSKKLSYKEQKEYEGLEQEIADLEAKKAAVEQKLNLGSGDFRELEAWAKEVAELRQTIERRSDRWLELADRA
- a CDS encoding RtcB family protein, producing MAFVDFSTFTGVRSHFQPFDFFQLKQIKSKDLVRLGLEKGSLAGLALDILRKHYKHGDPAEGMALLQQLLANPGEFAEHPIFGPIAQKLLPPPEPVAGQKFALLDASKGYRTYGIEGIDAATVEQMDLAMRLPVTQAGALMPDAHLGYGLPIGGVLATRGVVIPYAVGMDIGCRMCLTVTDMPASALSRDRDRLRKIVRENSAFGKEIFTDPSDDAILERPEFGELPLLRELQGLAARQIGSSGSGNHFVELGIVELDAYSRDLGLAAGSYLGILTHSGSRALGATVAQHYTDLARQLCQLPKPASHLAWLDLDKSEGQEYWMAMNLAGDFASACHHDIHRRILKALGAGSLTVVENHHNFAWKEILPTGEEAIVHRKGATPAALGELGVIPGSMLHPGFVVRGKGNPASLSSASHGAGRRLSRTKATNSFTRHAIEKQLAKAEVTLIGGSPEEAPDAYKDIFEVMAAQADLVDVIAKFWPKVVRMDKG
- a CDS encoding SET domain-containing protein-lysine N-methyltransferase, with the protein product MSTLFKVDRSPIAGNGVFALTTIAKGQPITLMTGTFCTDDEIIARIKAGDEVVSDPLQIGDAEFIDLDETSRSFNHSCNPNAYLRGQNEMIALREIQPLEEITYDYSPTINYNDAKFEEVGIEKWTCKCECGAVNCRGIIDQFKTLPEARRDFYITHRYLQDYMLSIYQ
- a CDS encoding SpoIID/LytB domain-containing protein, whose protein sequence is MRCKWLPGLILLCSLMAFQAKGQMLRVHIAPADKLESFTYQALGDEVVVMTADSFPRKVTVLHTLEKVDVTVGADGIMLAQGSKKFGPFESLHFWCNDEKPRFKLFLDKAAIAFRTYPDHLRIETGPRYLELVNEVFVETYIKGVIHAEAGHHKSLDFFKVQALSARTYALRNIGRHSNHGYDLCDNTHCQAYKGEYLNSPLIDQAVAETAGEVIVFEDNQLIEAVFSANCGGFTANSEDVWVANVNYLRAMPDYNFCEGFDNHAWHITIPKLDFLAKMGRYLNIEAVSFDIIPDISGRVKRVLVNGESKYVISGEELRRLFKLKSSKFHVFDSQSLLFIEGSGFGHGVGMCQDGAYYLSETGMDYHRILKHYYQGVDILNIDKVKNLW